From the genome of Gigantopelta aegis isolate Gae_Host unplaced genomic scaffold, Gae_host_genome ctg4123_pilon_pilon, whole genome shotgun sequence, one region includes:
- the LOC121392588 gene encoding LOW QUALITY PROTEIN: adenylate kinase isoenzyme 1-like (The sequence of the model RefSeq protein was modified relative to this genomic sequence to represent the inferred CDS: deleted 3 bases in 2 codons), with product MLALISNQPEDHIEFLQQFLKRKQELLNDSKKIFGEEKAEPKGNKTVEENSSSVGKPIVFVLGGPGSGKGTQCERIVKEFGFCSFSAGDLLREEVAKGTDQGKKIEEAMKQGQLVPPEWTIALLKGAMESKPDTKYLMMVFPRKLDQAEKFEDQVRPCALVLMFECSEDVMIQRLLQRGQTSGRVDDNEETIRKRLKTFQEATLPVIEHYDALGKVAKEQWVKKYCYVQWECLRRQIDHCYTS from the exons ATGTTAGCACTCATCAGTAATCAACCCGAAGATCACATTGAGTTTTTACAACAATTTCTAAAACGAAAACAAGAACTTCTAAACGATTCAAAGAAAATATTTGGAGAAGAAAAAGCTGAACCGAAAGGAAACAAAACAGTCGAAGAGAATTCATCTTCAGTGGGCAAACCAATTGTGTTTGTATTAG GTGGACCAGGTAGTGGCAAAGGGACACAATGTGAAAGAATTGTTAAAGAATTTGGTTTTTGTTCTTTCTCTGCTGGTGATCTTCTCAGAGAAGAAGTTGCTAAAGGAACAGACCAGGGAAAGAAAATTGAAGAAGCTATGAAGCAAGGACAATTAGTACCACCA GAGTGGACTATAGCTTTATTAAAGGGAGCAATGGAATCTAAACCTGATACTAAG TATTTAATGATGGTTTTTCCTAGGAAATTAGATCAAGCTGAAAAGTTTGAAGATCAA GTCCGTCCTTGTGCTTTGGTCTTAATGTTTGAATGCAGTGAGGATGTTATGATACAACGTCTCCTTCAAAGAGGACAAACC AGTGGTAGAGTAGATGATAATGAGGAGACTATTCGAAAGAGATTGAAAACATTCCAGGAAGCTACACTTCCAGTGATAGAACACTATGATGCTTTGGGTAAAGTTGCCAAG GAACAGTGGGTGAAGAAGTATTGCTATGTTCAGTGGGAGTGTCTAAGGAGACAAATAGATCATTGCTATACAAGTTAA